A window of Castanea sativa cultivar Marrone di Chiusa Pesio chromosome 1, ASM4071231v1 contains these coding sequences:
- the LOC142615811 gene encoding 2-methylpropanoate--CoA ligase CCL4-like, with translation MEELRSRKANSSPLTPLGFLERAATVYGDCTSVIYNTTTYTWSQTHRRCLQLASSIRSLGIKRGHVVSVIAPNIPAMYELHFAVPMSGAILHSINTRLNARTISVLLRHSESKLVFVDHLASSLILQALSLFPPNTQRPQLVLITDDDDDDDGGEALSSSSSSSSIVDFSCEYESLVEKGDPEFKWDQDQLSEWDPMILNYTSGTTSSPKGVVHCHRGIFFVTVTSIVDWGVPKQPVYLWTLPMFHANGWCFSWGMAAMGATNICLRKFDGPVIFDLIKKHGVTHMCGAPVVLNMLTNSPNNEKLQNPVHILTAGAPPPAAVLFRTESLGFVVSHGYGLTETAGLVVSCAWKRKWNRLPASERARLKSRQGVKIVGMTEVDVVDAESGVSVKRDGLTLGEVVLRGGAVMLGYFKDPEGTSKCMKENGWFYTGDVGVMHPDGYLEIKDRSKDVIISGGENLSSVEVESVLYTHPAINEAAVVARPDEFWGETPCAFVSLKESLKSKPSEKEIMEFCRAKLPRYMVPKTIVFKDELPKTSTGKIQKFVLRDIAKAMGSSRGSRM, from the coding sequence ATGGAAGAGTTGAGGTCAAGAAAAGCGAACTCATCACCTCTAACCCCACTAGGCTTCCTAGAAAGAGCAGCCACTGTGTACGGTGACTGCACTTCCGTCATCTACAACACCACCACCTACACGTGGTCACAGACCCACCGTCGATGTCTCCAACTAGCCTCATCGATAAGATCGCTCGGCATCAAGAGAGGCCACGTGGTGTCTGTCATAGCCCCCAACATCCCCGCCATGTACGAGCTCCACTTCGCTGTGCCCATGTCCGGTGCTATCCTCCACAGCATCAACACGCGCCTCAACGCTCGTACGATCTCCGTACTCCTCCGCCACAGCGAATCAAAACTCGTCTTCGTTGACCACCTGGCTTCCTCTCTCATCCtccaagctctctctctcttccctcccAATACTCAACGCCCTCAACTCGTCCTCATCACCGacgatgacgatgatgatgatggtggtgaagctctctcttcctcatcatcatcatcttccatCGTTGATTTTAGCTGCGAGTACGAGAGTTTGGTGGAGAAAGGTGACCCTGAATTCAAGTGGGACCAAGACCAATTATCGGAGTGGGACCCGATGATATTGAACTACACTTCGGGTACAACCTCTTCTCCAAAAGGCGTAGTTCACTGTCACAGAGGTATATTCTTCGTCACCGTTACTTCTATTGTGGATTGGGGCGTACCAAAGCAGCCTGTTTATTTGTGGACCCTACCTATGTTCCACGCTAATGGATGGTGCTTTTCGTGGGGAATGGCAGCCATGGGTGCGACTAATATTTGTCTTCGCAAATTCGATGGACCAGTAATCTTTGATCTCATCAAAAAACATGGTGTGACTCACATGTGCGGTGCGCCTGTGGTGCTAAACATGTTAACAAACTCACCCAacaatgaaaagcttcaaaacCCAGTTCATATTCTCACAGCTGGAGCTCCACCACCAGCCGCTGTACTGTTTAGGACCGAGTCCTTGGGTTTTGTGGTGAGTCATGGCTACGGGTTGACTGAAACGGCTGGACTCGTTGTTTCGTGCGCGTGGAAACGAAAGTGGAATCGGTTGCCAGCGAGTGAAAGAGCGAGGCTAAAGTCTAGACAAGGAGTGAAGATTGTTGGGATGACTGAAGTGGATGTTGTGGATGCTGAGTCTGGAGTGAGTGTGAAACGAGATGGGTTAACACTCGGTGAAGTTGTACTCAGAGGTGGGGCAGTGATGCTTGGTTATTTCAAAGATCCAGAGGGTACCTCTAAATGTATGAAAGAGAATGGTTGGTTTTACACTGGCGATGTGGGAGTTATGCATCCAGATGGGTATTTGGAGATCAAAGATAGATCCAAGGATGTGATCATAAGCGGTGGAGAGAATTTGAGCAGTGTGGAAGTTGAGTCTGTGCTATATACACATCCAGCGATTAATGAAGCAGCTGTGGTGGCTCGGCCTGATGAGTTTTGGGGTGAGACACCTTGTGCTTTTGTGAGCTTGAAGGAAAGTTTGAAATCGAAGCCCAGTGAGAAGGAGATTATGGAGTTTTGTAGAGCTAAATTGCCGCGCTATATGGTACCTAAGACGATAGTGTTTAAGGATGAGCTACCAAAGACTTCGACTGGGAAGATTCAGAAGTTTGTGCTCAGAGACATTGCCAAGGCCATGGGTTCCTCAAGGGGGAGTCGGATGTAG
- the LOC142629328 gene encoding uncharacterized protein LOC142629328, with amino-acid sequence MFTEIDGDFDNVAIRTFKVGLPAKHGLRKSLTGKPVNNVRQLKDRINKYKWVEEDHQLGKGKENVVSQDRRDFKSEKYNDNRPWTGLCPSKVMIVAQLPFEDSNHEPKKAKVAIQLALSFSENDKFGTIQLHNDTLVVTLKIGGYDVRHVLVDQGSGVEIMYPNLYKGLGLKLRDLTSYDSPLVGFDGNMDIPMGKVKLPA; translated from the exons ATGTTCACTGAGATTGATGGGGACTTTGATAATGTGGCCATAAGAACTTTCAAGGTCGGCTTACCTGCCAAGCATGGTCTGAGGAAATCGTTAACGGGGAAACCAGTTAATAATGTACGCCAACTCAAGGACCGCATCAATAAGTATAAATGGGTCGAGGAGGACCATCAGTTAGgtaaaggaaaggaaaatgtGGTCTCTCAGGATAGGAGGGACTTCAAATCAGAAAAGTACAACGATAATCGTCCTTG GACAGGTTTGTGTCCCTCCAAAGTAATGATTGTCGCTCAACTGCCATTTGAGGACTCTAATCATGAGCCAAAGAAGGCTAAAGTTGCAATCCAACTGGCATTGAGTTTCTCAGAGAATGATAAGTTTGGAACTATACAGCTACACAATGATACTTTAGTGGTCACGCTCAAGATAGGGGGGTACGATGTGAGGCATGTactggttgatcaaggtagtggggTGGAGATTATGTACCCCAACTTGTATAAGGGGTTGGGGTTGAAACTACGGGATTTGACTAGCTATGATTCACCTCTAGTaggttttgatggaaatatggaTATACCAATGGGGAAAGTCAAGTTACCAGCGTAA